A window of Zingiber officinale cultivar Zhangliang chromosome 5A, Zo_v1.1, whole genome shotgun sequence contains these coding sequences:
- the LOC121981606 gene encoding phosphoenolpyruvate carboxylase, housekeeping isozyme, whose amino-acid sequence MSKLEKMASIDAHMRLLAPAKVSEDDKLVEYDALLLDRFLDILQDLHGEEIRETVQELYELSAEYEDKPEPQKLEDLGKVLTSLDAGDTIVVTKSFSHMLNLANLAEEVQIAYRRRTKLKKGDFVDENSATTESDIEETLKRLVVVLKKSKEEVFDALKNQTVDLVLTAHPTQSVRRSLLQKHARIRNCLTQLNAKDITPDDKQELDEALQREIQAAFRTDEIKRTPPTPQDEMRAGMSYFHETIWKGVPKFLRRVDTALKNIGINERVPYNAPLIQFSSWMGGDRDGNPRVTPEVTRDVCLLARMMAANLYYAQIEDLMFELSMWRCNTELRVRADVLDRSSKKDAKHYIEFWKQVPPNEPYRVVLSDVRDKLYSTRERSRHLLSNGYSDIPEEATFTNVEQFLEPLEVCYRSLCDCGDRSIADGSLLDFLRQVSTFGLSLVRLDIRQESDRHTDVVDAITKHLGIGSYRDWSEEQRQEWLLSELNGKRPLFGIDLPKTNEVADVLDTFHVIAELPSDNFGAYIISMATAPSDVLAVELLQRECHVKTPLRVVPLFEKLADLEAAPAALARLFSIDWYRNRINGKQEVMIGYSDSGKDAGRFSAAWQLYKAQEDLIKVANKYGVKLTMFHGRGGTVGRGGGPTHLAILSQPPDTVHGSLRVTVQGEVIEQSFGEEHLCFRTLQRFTAATLEHGMHPPIPPKPEWRSLMDEMAVLATKEYRSIVFQEPRFVEYFRLATPELEYGRMNIGSRPSKRKPSGGIESLRAIPWIFAWTQTRFHLPVWLGFRAAFKHVLQKDAKNLQTLQQMYNEWPFFRVTIDLVEMVFAKGDPGIAALYDKLLVSEDLWKFGEELRANYNETKQLLLQVAGHKDLLEGDPYLKQRLRLRDAYITTLNACQAYTLKRIRDPSYHVNVRPHLSREITESSKPAAELVKLNPSSEYAPGLEDTLILTMKGIAAGMQNTG is encoded by the exons ATGTCTAAGTTGGAGAAAATGGCATCCATTGATGCCCACATGAGGCTTCTTGCCCCAGCTAAGGTATCCGAGGACGACAAGTTGGTCGAGTACGACGCGCTCCTCTTGGATCGCTTCCTCGACATCCTTCAGGATCTCCACGGCGAGGAGATCAGAGAAACG GTTCAAGAGTTGTATGAGCTTTCTGCCGAATATGAAGACAAGCCCGAGCCCCAGAAGCTAGAGGATCTGGGGAAAGTGCTTACTAGTTTGGATGCGGGTGATACCATCGTGGTCACAAAATCATTCTCGCACATGCTTAACTTGGCTAATTTAGCTGAGGAGGTTCAGATAGCCTATCGCAGAAGGACCAAGCTGAAAAAGGGAGATTTTGTTGATGAAAATTCTGCAACCACTGAATCAGACATAGAGGAAACACTTAAGCGACTTGTGGTGGTCCTGAAGAAGTCCAAAGAAGAGGTATTTGATGCTTTGAAAAATCAGACAGTTGATTTGGTATTGACTGCACACCCAACACAGTCAGTCAGAAGATCCTTGCTTCAGAAGCATGCAAG GATTAGGAATTGTTTGACTCAGCTGAATGCGAAAGATATTACTCCTGATGACAAGCAAGAGCTTGATGAGGCTCTTCAGAGAGAG ATTCAAGCTGCATTCAGAACTGATGAAATCAAAAGAACTCCCCCAACTCCTCAAGATGAAATGCGTGCCGGAATGAGCTATTTCCATGAAACCATATGGAAGGGTGTACCCAAATTCTTGCGTCGGGTTGATACAGCACTGAAAAATATTGGGATAAATGAGAGAGTGCCCTATAATGCGCCTCTTATTCAGTTTTCATCTTGGATGGGTGGTGATCGCGATG GTAACCCGAGAGTTACTCCGGAAGTGACAAGGGATGTTTGCTTGTTGGCCAGAATGATGGCTGCAAACTTGTACTATGCACAAATTGAAGATCTGATGTTTGAG TTGTCTATGTGGCGCTGCAACACTGAACTTCGGGTGCGAGCTGATGTGCTTGACCGGTCCTCGAAAAAAGATGCAAAGCACTACATAG AGTTCTGGAAGCAAGTTCCTCCAAATGAACCTTACCGCGTTGTTCTTAGTGATGTCAGAGATAAATTATACAGCACACGTGAGAGGTCCCGCCATTTACTTTCAAATGGATACTCTGACATTCCTGAGGAAGCAACTTTCACCAATGTTGAACAG TTTTTAGAGCCTCTTGAAGTCTGCTATCGATCACTCTGTGACTGTGGCGATAGATCAATTGCTGATGGGAGCCTTCTTGACTTTTTGCGCCAAGTGTCAACCTTTGGCCTGTCTCTTGTTAGACTTGATATTAGGCAAGAATCGGACAGGCATACTGATGTTGTTGATGCTATTACTAAACACTTGGGAATTGGATCCTACCGTGATTGGTCTGAGGAGCAACGTCAAGAGTGGCTATTGTCGGAACTTAATGGAAAACGCCCTTTATTTGGGATTGACTTACCGAAGACAAATGAAGTTGCAGATGTTTTGGACACATTCCATGTCATAGCAGAGCTTCCTTCGGACAACTTTGGGGCTTACATCATTTCAATGGCAACTGCTCCATCAGATGTCTTGGCCGTCGAGCTGCTGCAGCGTGAGTGCCATGTGAAAACTCCATTGAGAGTAGTACCATTGTTTGAGAAACTTGCAGATCTTGAGGCTGCTCCAGCAGCTTTAGCCAGACTTTTCTCAATAGATTGGTACAGGAACAGAATTAACGGGAAGCAGGAAGTTATGATTGGATACTCAGATTCAGGGAAGGATGCCGGTAGATTTTCTGCAGCCTGGCAGTTATATAAAGCTCAAGAAGACCTTATAAAAGTTGCCAACAAGTATGGAGTAAAACTAACCATGTTCCACGGGCGAGGTGGAACTGTTGGAAGAGGTGGTGGCCCTACTCATCTGGCTATCCTATCTCAGCCGCCTGATACAGTCCATGGATCTCTTCGTGTTACGGTTCAAGGTGAAGTTATCGAGCAGTCATTTGGAGAAGAACATTTGTGCTTCAGGACACTCCAACGTTTCACAGCTGCTACACTTGAACATGGAATGCATCCCCCCATCCCTCCCAAGCCAGAATGGCGTTCATTGATGGATGAAATGGCTGTTCTAGCTACAAAGGAATATCGATCTAttgtcttccaagaaccacgttTTGTCGAGTATTTCCGCCTA GCTACACCTGAGCTGGAGTATGGTAGGATGAACATAGGTAGCCGACCGTCTAAACGAAAGCCGAGTGGGGGCATCGAGTCACTTCGTGCAATTCCTTGGATATTTGCATGGACACAAACACGGTTCCATCTACCAGTGTGGCTTGGCTTCCGTGCAGCTTTCAAGCATGTCTTGCAAAAAGATGCCAAGAATCTTCAAACCCTTCAGCAAATGTACAACGAATGGCCCTTTTTCAGGGTCACCATTGACTTGGTAGAGATGGTTTTCGCTAAGGGAGATCCTGGAATAGCTGCTTTATATGATAAATTGCTGGTTTCCGAAGATCTGTGGAAATTCGGGGAAGAGCTAAGGGCCAACTACAACGAAACAAAGCAACTTCTTCTTCAG GTTGCTGGGCACAAAGATCTGTTGGAAGGGGATCCATACTTGAAGCAGAGGTTACGTCTGAGAGACGCATACATCACGACTCTGAATGCTTGCCAAGCCTACACCTTGAAGCGAATCAGGGACCCGTCCTACCATGTCAATGTGAGGCCCCATCTCTCGAGGGAGATTACAGAGTCCAGCAAACCCGCCGCGGAGTTGGTGAAACTCAACCCAAGCAGTGAGTATGCCCCTGGTCTGGAGGACACCCTCATCTTGACCATGAAAGGAATTGCTGCCGGAATGCAGAACACTGGTTGA
- the LOC121983202 gene encoding uncharacterized protein LOC121983202, protein MREAIRCCIACILPCGALDVVRVVHANGRVEEIRAAVTAGDVMRAHPDHVLRRPPNGAEATKAVTLPPDAELERGRIYFLVPVETTAAARRRRKGRRRKTKAADSDGASAAAAAGKAMRDLNERYLSEILSEKVSTGYIERRRGRVAVWRPHLDSISETSMEL, encoded by the coding sequence ATGAGGGAGGCCATAAGGTGCTGCATCGCCTGCATCCTGCCGTGCGGCGCCCTCGACGTGGTGCGCGTCGTGCACGCCAACGGCCGCGTGGAGGAGATCCGCGCCGCCGTGACCGCCGGCGACGTCATGCGGGCGCACCCCGACCACGTGCTTCGTCGGCCGCCCAACGGCGCCGAGGCCACCAAGGCCGTCACGCTGCCGCCGGACGCCGAGCTCGAGAGGGGCAGGATTTACTTCCTGGTGCCCGTCGAGACGACGGCGGCGGCGCGGAGGCGGAGGAaggggaggaggaggaagacgaaGGCGGCCGACAGCGACGGCGCCTCAGCGGCGGCAGCAGCCGGCAAGGCCATGCGCGACCTGAACGAGCGGTACCTATCGGAGATCCTGTCGGAGAAGGTGTCGACTGGGTACATAGAGAGGCGGCGCGGTCGGGTGGCCGTGTGGCGGCCGCACTTAGACAGCATCTCCGAAACCTCCATGGAGCTCTGA
- the LOC121981605 gene encoding trihelix transcription factor ASIL1-like isoform X2, which translates to MEGKEAGASRPANSGLPYREDCWSEGETSALVDAWGDRYLELNRGHLRQKHWQEVADAVNSRRGATGRRQPRTDVQCKNRIDTLKKKYKVEKGRIGSGSGAAGSQWPFFSRLDALVGSSASAAAPAVKKRPLSPPLALPLPYQRKGGSLPVAAAAAVRPLNLKDKRPTAPSLSLADSIFQRAAAAAAAAEEDDYEEYDEDLGSPSRSPDRSGCGWKRPIGDGDGIRELAKAMVRFSEIYERVEVEKQQQTMEIEKKRMEFAKELEIRRMQMLVDSQVQLVKIKRAKRADTGWRKGRG; encoded by the exons ATGGAGGGGAAGGAGGCAGGCGCTTCTCGGCCGGCGAACTCGGGCTTGCCGTACCGGGAGGATTGCTGGAGCGAGGGGGAGACGTCGGCGCTGGTGGACGCCTGGGGCGACCGTTACCTCGAGCTCAACCGCGGCCATCTCCGCCAGAAGCACTGGCAGGAGGTCGCCGACGCCGTCAACTCCCGCCGCGGTGCCACCGGGCGCCGCCAGCCTCGCACCGACGTGCAGTGCAAGAACCGGATCGACACCCTGAAGAAGAAGTACAAGGTGGAGAAGGGGCGGATCGGGTCCGGGTCGGGAGCCGCCGGCAGCCAGTGGCCGTTCTTCTCCCGCCTCGATGCGCTCGTTGGATCGTCGGCGTCTGCGGCTGCTCCCGCTGTGAAGAAGCGTCCTTTGTCGCCTCCGCTAGCCTTGCCGCTCCCGTACCAACGAAAGGGCGGGTCTTTGCCGGTTGCTGCGGCGGCCGCCGTCCGGCCATTGAATTTGAAGGACAAGCGTCCCACGGCGCCCTCCCTTTCTCTGGCGGACTCTATCTTCCAGCGGGCTGCTGCTGCTGCGGCAGCAGCGGAGGAGGACGATTACGAGGAATATGACGAGGACTTGGGATCGCCGTCTAGGTCTCCGGACAGATCTGGATGCGGATGGAAGAGACCTATAGGGGACGGAGATGGAATCCGTGAGCTTGCGAAGGCGATGGTGAGGTTTTCCGAGATATATGAGAGGGTTGAGGTGGAGAAACAGCAGCAGACGATGGAAAtagagaagaagagaatggagttTGCCAAGGAGCTAGAGATCCGGAGGATGCAGATGCTTGTGGATTCACAGGTACAGCTTGTGAAGATTAAGCGTGCCAAGCGAGCTGATACCG GGTGGCGGAAGGGACGAGGTTAA
- the LOC121981605 gene encoding trihelix transcription factor ASIL1-like isoform X1, with the protein MEGKEAGASRPANSGLPYREDCWSEGETSALVDAWGDRYLELNRGHLRQKHWQEVADAVNSRRGATGRRQPRTDVQCKNRIDTLKKKYKVEKGRIGSGSGAAGSQWPFFSRLDALVGSSASAAAPAVKKRPLSPPLALPLPYQRKGGSLPVAAAAAVRPLNLKDKRPTAPSLSLADSIFQRAAAAAAAAEEDDYEEYDEDLGSPSRSPDRSGCGWKRPIGDGDGIRELAKAMVRFSEIYERVEVEKQQQTMEIEKKRMEFAKELEIRRMQMLVDSQVQLVKIKRAKRADTDGYMENLE; encoded by the exons ATGGAGGGGAAGGAGGCAGGCGCTTCTCGGCCGGCGAACTCGGGCTTGCCGTACCGGGAGGATTGCTGGAGCGAGGGGGAGACGTCGGCGCTGGTGGACGCCTGGGGCGACCGTTACCTCGAGCTCAACCGCGGCCATCTCCGCCAGAAGCACTGGCAGGAGGTCGCCGACGCCGTCAACTCCCGCCGCGGTGCCACCGGGCGCCGCCAGCCTCGCACCGACGTGCAGTGCAAGAACCGGATCGACACCCTGAAGAAGAAGTACAAGGTGGAGAAGGGGCGGATCGGGTCCGGGTCGGGAGCCGCCGGCAGCCAGTGGCCGTTCTTCTCCCGCCTCGATGCGCTCGTTGGATCGTCGGCGTCTGCGGCTGCTCCCGCTGTGAAGAAGCGTCCTTTGTCGCCTCCGCTAGCCTTGCCGCTCCCGTACCAACGAAAGGGCGGGTCTTTGCCGGTTGCTGCGGCGGCCGCCGTCCGGCCATTGAATTTGAAGGACAAGCGTCCCACGGCGCCCTCCCTTTCTCTGGCGGACTCTATCTTCCAGCGGGCTGCTGCTGCTGCGGCAGCAGCGGAGGAGGACGATTACGAGGAATATGACGAGGACTTGGGATCGCCGTCTAGGTCTCCGGACAGATCTGGATGCGGATGGAAGAGACCTATAGGGGACGGAGATGGAATCCGTGAGCTTGCGAAGGCGATGGTGAGGTTTTCCGAGATATATGAGAGGGTTGAGGTGGAGAAACAGCAGCAGACGATGGAAAtagagaagaagagaatggagttTGCCAAGGAGCTAGAGATCCGGAGGATGCAGATGCTTGTGGATTCACAGGTACAGCTTGTGAAGATTAAGCGTGCCAAGCGAGCTGATACCG ATGGTTACATGGAGAATCTCGAGTAA